Proteins from one Xenorhabdus griffiniae genomic window:
- a CDS encoding inositol monophosphatase family protein, translating into MLNIALEAVNTIRKKTQEAFYGAGQFDYKFDRSVVTQTDLMLEAEIRELFEKRSPGVPVWGEEFGLNGAEKFESGWIIDPIDGTRAFLYGIPLFSTLIAFVEQGEPVVGVMSFPAISTVVYAAKGEGCWMSVEGKPLRQLKIAENSPEMVKQAVITASGIHSTSYNLADGTIAYNLDSLVKSARDFSFVNDAYQHAMVAAGRLHCAIDTLMKPWDSAAILPCIKEAGGDFCTLNGSREKVIFGGSLVSACTPKLLDNVVQIMNSSIPIQLQIPACKSM; encoded by the coding sequence ATGTTAAATATTGCCCTTGAAGCGGTGAACACCATCAGAAAAAAAACTCAGGAAGCTTTTTATGGTGCGGGGCAGTTCGATTATAAATTCGACCGTTCTGTTGTTACCCAAACCGATTTAATGCTGGAAGCAGAAATTCGGGAACTATTTGAAAAACGCAGTCCGGGAGTGCCAGTTTGGGGAGAGGAATTTGGATTAAATGGGGCGGAAAAATTTGAATCGGGATGGATTATTGATCCTATTGATGGGACAAGGGCGTTTTTGTATGGCATCCCATTGTTCAGTACCTTGATTGCCTTTGTTGAACAAGGCGAACCTGTCGTTGGGGTAATGAGTTTTCCGGCGATTTCAACTGTGGTTTATGCGGCAAAAGGTGAAGGTTGTTGGATGAGCGTCGAAGGTAAGCCACTACGTCAACTCAAAATTGCAGAAAATTCACCTGAAATGGTGAAACAGGCGGTGATCACTGCTTCAGGAATACACAGTACGAGTTATAATCTTGCCGATGGAACCATCGCCTATAATTTGGACTCACTGGTAAAATCAGCGCGTGATTTTTCATTTGTTAATGACGCTTACCAACATGCCATGGTTGCAGCCGGTCGCCTGCATTGTGCTATTGATACCTTAATGAAACCGTGGGATAGCGCTGCAATTCTGCCCTGTATTAAAGAAGCAGGTGGTGATTTTTGTACCCTGAATGGCAGTCGGGAAAAAGTGATATTTGGTGGTAGCCTGGTATCGGCATGTACGCCAAAATTGCTCGATAATGTTGTGCAGATAATGAATTCATCTATACCAATCCAACTTCAAATTCCAGCTTGTAAATCAATGTGA
- a CDS encoding type II toxin-antitoxin system VapB family antitoxin, producing the protein MRTTVTIDDTLYAQALEMAEPGMDKADIFREAVKTFVRVQAAKRLAALGGSSPEMQMVPRRHEEPSS; encoded by the coding sequence ATGCGAACTACCGTCACGATAGATGATACATTATATGCTCAGGCGCTAGAGATGGCCGAGCCTGGCATGGATAAAGCCGATATTTTTCGGGAAGCTGTGAAAACGTTTGTTCGTGTGCAGGCGGCAAAAAGATTGGCTGCGCTTGGCGGTTCATCGCCTGAAATGCAGATGGTTCCCCGCCGCCATGAGGAGCCATCCTCATAA
- a CDS encoding type II toxin-antitoxin system VapC family toxin, translating to MTVLVDTSVWVDHFKNRNDGLVQLLSWDLVLIHPMILAEIACGTPPAPRQRTLGDLGLLPQSHHASIAEVMAFIENKKLYGLGCGFVDITLLASTMITPGAKLWTLDKRLEGLAKRFNANYQPISLGRDHGPSL from the coding sequence ATGACTGTTTTGGTTGATACGTCCGTTTGGGTTGACCACTTCAAAAACAGGAATGACGGGTTGGTTCAGTTGCTGAGCTGGGATCTGGTTCTAATTCACCCGATGATACTGGCCGAGATAGCCTGTGGAACTCCTCCAGCGCCAAGACAGCGAACGCTTGGTGATCTAGGTTTGTTACCACAGAGTCATCACGCCAGTATTGCTGAAGTAATGGCATTTATTGAAAATAAAAAATTGTACGGGCTTGGATGTGGCTTTGTTGATATTACGTTGCTGGCATCGACCATGATAACGCCAGGAGCGAAGCTCTGGACGCTAGATAAACGACTTGAGGGGTTGGCTAAACGTTTTAATGCGAATTATCAGCCGATTTCATTAGGGCGGGACCACGGTCCCAGCTTATAG